The segment TCGCGGCGCTTGCGCTCGTCGAGGATGATCTGGAACATCTCCCAGACGTCCTTCAGGGTCTCGAAGTGGTCGCGACGATCGCCCAGCACATGCACTACCCGCACGATGCCCCAGGCCTGCAGCTCGCGCAGGCTGGTAGAGACGTTGGAGCGCGAGACCGAGAGCGCCTCGGTGATCTCCTCGGCGTGCAGCGGGCGGGGCGACACCCAGAGCAGGGCGTGCACCTGGGCCACGGTGCGGTTGATGCCCCAGCGCGTGCCCATCTCGCCCCAGTGGACGACGAACTTGCGCGTGACCGGCGTGAGCAGAGCCATGTAGCACCGTCCGTAATTTCTGTATAAACAGAAACTACAGTATCCAGGGTCAGCTTGTCAAGTCCCCCCTCTTGCCTGTTGAAAGCCGACCACAAAAGACACAAGCGGTTTCGAAGCGATCCGTGGAAATCCGCGTTAATCCGTGGCGGGGAAGGTCTTACGGTTGGCCGGCGGAGGCGGTTTGCACCGCCGCGGCGGCCTGGTAGTCGCCGGTGAAGATGCGGACAATCGCCCGCCCGATCAGGCGCACCTTGGCCTCTGACTGGATGCGCGCCGGGAAGGTGAACTCGCCCACGTCGGTGTAGTCCTGCACGAACTCCAGCCGCTTGATGAAGAACGAGGGCGTTTTCACCACCCGGCCTTCGGCGCGGCGCAGGCTGCCGGTGTAAGGATCGAGGAAGATCCTGCCCTTGAACAGGCCCTGGCGCTTCTGGCGCGGCTTCACCTGGAACACGTGCAGGGGAACGCCATCGAGTTGTTCCAGGCCCTTGTAGCTGAACTTGTAATTGGCAGAATTGAGGGCGGTTGCGGGGCCACGCTGCTTCTCGACGTGCTCCACTTCGGCCTGCATCAGGCGATGCATCACGTTGCCCTTCACAAAGCCGTCGCCGGTGAAGGCCAGGGGCTTGAACTCCAGCGTCTTAGGGGCCTGGTAGTGGCGGGTCAGCTCGTAACGGCCGTGCTGGGAGGAGTCCGGCAGGTCGGCCTCAATCACCTGGCGGGCGGTGTAGGCGGAAAGCGCAGCCGTCTGCCGCGCCAGCCGTCTCTCGTAAGCTTGTAGGGCCACATCGGCCGGCATCATGGGTTGGATTCTTGAAGGCGCCAGTTCAACCGGACGCGTGGGGAGATTCACTTCCGGGATGGAAGGCGTCTCGAGGGACCCGGGCAAGGAGGCTGGCATCAGAGGCATCGGTCCCGGCTTGAGGCGCTTTTGCGCCATCCCGGGAAGCACACTCAAAAACAAAAAAAGACCTACACAGAACCGGTTTCTCAAGCCTCTGTCCCTACTCCCTGAGAGTTCCTTTTACCCTGATTCGATGCGGCAGCAAAGTGCTTATTTTAATGCCTGAATGGGCATTCAGGCAAGATTGTGCACCATCTCTTGTGCAATTTCGGGATAACCGAAGTAACTGTCCGGCCCTTCCCGGATTCCAGGCATGGATGAAGGCCGGCATATCTATATCGGTGGGCGCCGGATTGCTGATTGTTGTGGGCCACGGTACCATCGGACTTCCTCATGCCTGCGTCTGAAACACCGGCTTCCGCTCCTGCCCCTGCATCCGCTCTCTCGGAGAACGCTCCCGGCATCAATGTGTTCGCCGTGTTCGGGGCCGAGCCTGAAGTGCAGGCCTACGCTATGGCCAGGTACTCGCGCTCGGCGCTCTCCATGAAGGAATCGCTCAAGGAGATCAACGAGCAGA is part of the Terriglobales bacterium genome and harbors:
- a CDS encoding MarR family transcriptional regulator — encoded protein: MALLTPVTRKFVVHWGEMGTRWGINRTVAQVHALLWVSPRPLHAEEITEALSVSRSNVSTSLRELQAWGIVRVVHVLGDRRDHFETLKDVWEMFQIILDERKRREIDPTLQILRECVAEAEAAGPGEAHTRKRLSDMLDFCETITNWYDTLRRMPTAAMVRFLKSAGGAKKLLTLAR